The Megalopta genalis isolate 19385.01 chromosome 12, iyMegGena1_principal, whole genome shotgun sequence genome window below encodes:
- the LOC117228961 gene encoding guided entry of tail-anchored proteins factor 1, whose product MNLLVISTLSCALEYVIPIFIKYATTRFYTETKYDVELRTDLINLKQEMTGISIVDEFSKYAKLQRRYNKIEGVLKETANRRLSSRMKVQLTVTYGFRLLNGLLVLVLSYLYKNTPVIVFPKGMLWPIQNVLNWPCYVGQEDSISFLMWIIIARLVVSACKKIDIT is encoded by the exons ATGAATTTGCTTGTAATATCAACTTTAAGTTGTGCTTTAGAATATGTTATTccgatttttattaaatat GCCACAACACGTTTTTATACCGAAACAAAATATGACGTAGAATTACGTACAGATCTGATTAACCTCAAACAGGAAATGACTGGGATATCTATTGTTgatgaattttcaaaatatgCCAAACTTCAACGTagatataataaaattgaaGGCGTTTTAAAAGAAACAG CAAATAGACGTTTATCTTCCCGAATGAAAGTACAGTTGACTGTAACATATGGATTCCGTTTATTAAAT GGCTTGTTGGTGCTAGTTTTGTCATATTTGTACAAAAATACACCAGTAATAGTTTTTCCAAAGGGCATGTTATGGCCAATACAAAATGTACTAAATTGGCCATGCTACGTTGGTCAAGAAGATTCAATTTCTTTTCTTATGTGGATTATAATTGCTAGATTAGTTGTATCTGCATGTAAAAAGAtagatataacataa
- the LOC117228960 gene encoding U3 small nucleolar RNA-associated protein 14 homolog A: MSDSEFLDNIEENENVSESHSKLLEAISELDKGQRVKKPERSEPTLEVSEFNLVKSGISDSNVVHVKDLAKVLGKKSHHHEIVKNLETARKKVNVLKKPAEKPAADRIKRIVGFENTKKELKKWNAVITRNRTAESLRFPLNQPSIKLEPTKEFVKRFRIQSDLEKELAALEPQKENIEEKDDDFSLTMNEIIMKRKEAAKIRAQQSYREAKSHRQKKIKSKKFHRAQRKEKIKLQLKEFEKLKKTNPQAALEKLEQLDKTRVEERMSLRHKNTGKWAQSKQLRAKYDKETRQELAQQLSIGRELTQNIKRVNDSEEENEDDNPPVQLSASDAGNPWVQKTGSEIDNFVESYRKFWDDRNNQLPSQPSKVNNSIVEENRELQILTKNPNVGNIFEENTRFPAIEKDKEMEDECINTNAGSLETQINKERIKIVKSRKANRTRESKQISESIVSDDDENMNKIVKLQKKDFKKVVATSMWNVQSVEQDHVQQEFNSSTNISNKEKIDKIFDAAEEKLYNQIKSKLQHITENCNKVSKKRKRKGCNEQKEDDFDGLQIQNGNKRLVIDSSLQEDIDTIDLESNAVLENAKNIAYSNNLFVNKPNIDTVNKSEKEIDPNKYINVKSKHLYTDLPADITGGDNALDDSENEEKQNVISEAFADDDVVEEFRKEKQEKVKASQPTDIDLTLPGWGSWGGKNIKPSKRKTKRFIVKFPKDLPRKDENKGDVIIFEDERAKIKQHQVNELPYPFTSVKDYEASVRMPIGRNFVPETAHRKLIEPVVKTSMGKIIEPMTEDILVNTHKKNKKFIAKRRNKVIEQKK; this comes from the exons ATGAGCGATTcagaatttttagataatatagaagaaaatgaaaatgtatcggAATCTCATTCCAAACTTCTGGAAGCTATTTCGGAGCTTGACAAAGGTCAAAG aGTAAAAAAGCCAGAAAGAAGTGAACCTACTTTAGAAGTATCTGAATTCAATTTGGTAAAAAGTGGGATATCAGATTCAAATGTAGTGCATGTAAAGGATCTAGCTAAAGTATTAGGTAAAAAAAGTCACCATCACGAGATTGTTAAAAATCTAGAGACTGCAAGAAAGAAAGTAAATGTTCTAAAGAAGCCTGCAGAAAAACCTGCTGCAGATAGA ATAAAAAGGAtagttggatttgaaaatacaaAAAAGGAGTTAAAAAAATGGAATGCTGTAATAACAAGAAACAGAACAGCAGAATCTCTTCGTTTTCCTTTAAATCAGCCATCTATAAAACTGGAGCCAACTAAAGAATTTGTTAAAAGATTTAGAATTCAATCAGATCTAGAAAAAGAACTTGCTGCATTAGAACCTCAAAAGGAAAATATTGAGGAAAAAGATGATGATTTCTCATTAACAATGAATGAAATTATCATGAAGAGGAAAGAAGCTGCAAAAATTAGAGCACAACAG TCTTATAGGGAAGCTAAGTCTCATCGCCAAAAGAAAATCAAGAGTAAAAAATTTCATCGTGCTCAAAGGAAGGAAAAGATAAAATTACAAttgaaagaatttgaaaaattaaaaaaaactaATCCACAAGCTGCATTAGAGAAGCTGGAACAATTAGATAAGACCAGAGTAGAAGAAAGAATGTCTCTTAGACACAAAAATACAGGAAAATGGGCACAATCCAAGCAACTTCGAGCCAAATATGATAAAGAA ACTCGTCAAGAACTTGCACAACAGTTATCAATTGGTCGGGAGCTGACACAAAACATAAAAAGAGTGAATGATAGTGAAGAAGAGAATGAAGACGATAACCCGCCTGTGCAGCTTTCAGCTTCAGACGCAGGAAATCCATGGGTACAGAAAACTGGATCAGAAATAGATAATTTTGTTGAAAGTTATCGTAAATTTTGGGATGATAGAAATAATCAATTACCAAGCCAACCATCGAAAGTAAATAACAGTATCGTGGAAGAAAATCGGGAATTACAAATTTTAACAAAAAATCCAAACGTCGGAAATATTTTTGAAG AAAATACTAGATTCCCGGCAATTGAAAAGGATAAAGAAATGGAAG ATGAATGTATTAATACTAATGCGGGATCGCTTGAAACTCAAATAAACAAAGAGCgtataaaaatagtaaaatctAGAAAAGCCAATAGAACACGTGAAAGTAAACAAATTTCTGAATCAATTGTGTCAGATGATGATGAAAACAtgaataaaattgttaagtTACAGAAAAAAGACTTTAAGAAGGTTGTCGCCACTTCTATGTGGAATGTACAATCTGTAGAACAAGATCACGTACAACAGGAATTCAATTCTTCAACGAATATTTCGAACAAAGAGAAAATAGACAAAATATTTGACGCTGCGgaagaaaaattatataatcagATCAAATCAAAACTTCAGCATATCACAGAAAACTGCAATAAAGTTTCTAAAAAACGTAAACGTAAAGGCtgtaatgaacaaaaagaagatGATTTCGATGGACTTCaaatacaaaatggaaataaaaGATTAGTTATAGACTCATCTTTACAAGAAGATATTGATACAATTGATTTGGAATCAAATGCAGTCTTAGAAAACGCTAAAAACATAGCGTACAGTAACAATTTATTTGTAAATAAACCGAATATAGATACGGTAAATAAATCTGAAAAAGAAATAGAtcctaataaatatataaatgtaaaatCTAAACATTTATACACAGACCTTCCAGCTGACATAACAGGTGGTGATAACGCCTTGGATGATAGCGAGAATGAGGAAAAACAGAATGTAATAAGCGAAGCATTTGCTGATGACGATGTCGTAGAAGAATTCAGAAAGGAAAAACAAGAAAAg GTGAAAGCGTCTCAACCTACAGATATCGACCTAACTTTACCAGGTTGGGGTAGTTGGGGTGGGAAGAACATTAAACCATCAAAACGTAAAACAAAACGTTTTATAGTAAAGTTTCCAAAAGATTTGCCTCGAAAAGATGAGAATAAGGGAGACGTGATAATATTTGAAGACGAAAGAGCTAAAATAAAACAACATCAAGTCAATGAACTTCCATATCCATTTACAAGCGTTAAAGATTATGAAGCCAGTGTTAGAATGCCGATTGGTAGAAATTTTGTTCCTGAAACTGCTCACAGAAAGTTAATTGAGCCGGTTGTTAAGACAAGTATGGGCAAAATTATTGAACCAATGACGGAGGACATTCTGGTAAATACACATaagaagaataaaaaatttattgcCAAGAGAAGAAATAAAGTAATTGAGcagaaaaaataa
- the LOC117228962 gene encoding coiled-coil domain-containing protein 6, with product MADRDSASESDSSSIDGGPIMMPPSPVTREQLQKRIESLQQHNRVLKVELETYKLRVKALQEENRGLRQASVIIQAKAEQEEEFISNTLLKKIQALKKEKETLAHHYEQEEECLTNDLSRKLNQLRQEKCRLEQTLEQEQECLVNKLMRKIEKLEAETLAKQSNLEQLRREKVELENTLEQEQEALVNKLWKRMDKLEAEKRMLQIKLDQPVSDPTSPREINNGDTATSLSTHIQTLRSEVARLRHTLLISQQEHTEKMQRYVNEEKQIREENLRLQRKLQLEVERREALCRHLSESESSLEMEEERHYNEIVMSGGNIRNRTVSSPVPYNPSPSSSRPLSPGSSAREGFNTNRCYACGQPTAIPFASSSPPSTGHVVTPSNRRTSDRFVKPAIPPTIVSPGGPPIANTATNTAGGSPMDIAKT from the exons ATGGCTGACCGTGATAGCGCATCTGAGAGCGACTCCAGCTCGATCGACGGAGGACCAATAATGATGCCACCGTCCCCTGTAACTCGAGAACAACTTCAAAAAAGAATTGAGTCGTTGCAACAACATAATCGCGTTCTCAAAGTAGAACTCGAGACATATAAATTGAGAGTAAAGGCGTTGCAAGAAGAAAATCGTGGTCTTCGTCAAGCCTCTGTCATTATA CAAGCAAAAGCAGAACAGGAAGAAGAATTTATAAGTAATACATTACTGAAAAAAATACAAGCACTGAAAAAGGAGAAAGAAACATTAGCTCATCATtatgaacaagaagaagaatGTTTAACTAACGATTTGTCAAGAAAATTGAATCAATTACGTCAAGAAAAATGTCGTCTGGAGCAGACTTTAGAACAAGAGCAGGAATGTCTTGTCAACAAACTAATGAGAAAGATAGAAAAACTTGAAGCAGAAACTCTTGCAAAACAAAGTAATTTAGAGCAACTACGTAGAGAAAAGGTTGAACTTGAAAATACTCTtgagcaagaacaagaagcatTAGTAAATAAATTATGGAAACGAATGGATAAGCTAGAAGCAGAAAAGAGAATGCTTCAGATAAAATTAGATCAACCTGTATCAGATCCAACTTCGCCAAGAGAAATTAATAATGGTGATACTGCTACTAGTTTAAGTACACATATTCAAACCTTAAGAAGTGAAGTGGCTAGATTGAGACATACATTACTTATTTCACAACAAGAAC ATACAGAGAAGATGCAACGATATGTGAATGAAGAAAAACAAATTCGTGAAGAGAACTTGAGACTTCAGAGAAAGTTACAGTTGGAGGTAGAACGTCGCGAAGCTTTATGCAGACATCTCTCAGAATCAGAGTCAAG tTTGGAAATGGAAGAAGAACGGCACTATAATGAAATTGTGATGTCTGGTGGAAATATAAGAAATCGTACTGTTTCCAGCCCTGTGCCGTACAATCCTTCACCTAGTTCCTCTAGACCATTAAGTCCAG GTTCATCAGCTAGAGAAGGATTTAACACAAATCGATGTTATGCTTGTGGTCAACCTACTGCAATTCCATTTGCAAGTTCATCACCTCCTTCTACG GGCCATGTGGTAACGCCATCCAATAGACGCACGTCAGACAGATTTGTTAAACCCGCAATTCCTCCAACTATTGTAAGTCCTGGTGGTCCACCAATTGCTAATACGGCTACAAATACAGCTGGCGGATCACCTATGGATATCGCTAAAACATAA
- the LOC117228964 gene encoding nuclear nucleic acid-binding protein C1D, producing MDLDFGELSHDTELIAKVKQFREATFKLEDMINVVTNSETYEKLSNSDKIKYNLLMSYSLNSMFWMYLRAEGIDPAKHKIKSENDRLKKAMMRAKQIEERNTLMPRINKDVAQRFVRNGLFDVKNNKRKFNQIEENDGSNSSKT from the exons ATGGATTTAGATTTTGGAGAACTGTCACATGACACAGAACTTATTGCAAAAGTAAAACAATTTCGTGAAGCAACATTCAAACTTGAAGACATGATTAACGTCGTTACGAATTCAGAAACATATGAGAAGCTTTCCAATTctgataaaattaaatataatctaTTAATGTCTTACAGTTTGAACAGTATGTTTTGGATGTACTTACGAGCAGAAG GAATTGACCCAGCAAAGCATAAAATAAAATCAGAAAATGATCGTTTAAAGAAAGCTATgatgcgtgcaaaacaaatcgaAGAAAGGAATACTCTTATGCCACGTATAAACAAAGATGTTGCACAGAGATTTGTCAGAAATGGATTATTTGACGTGAAAAACAATAAACGAAAATTCAATCAAATTGAAGAAAACGACGGATCAAACTCTTCCAAAACATGA